A part of Bacillus thuringiensis genomic DNA contains:
- a CDS encoding sigma 54-interacting transcriptional regulator has translation MKRIDLIFNAIQEGNYIEGVTASELATLLQLDRANVSSDLNKLVKDKRLLKTNTRPVRFYIETNASLETHSKEMTSLDTFAIENTSLKIAIEKAKASILYPPNGMHTLLLGETGVGKSMFASLMHEYAIEVEQLPKNAPFIVFNCADYANNPQLLLGQLFGIKKGAYTGASDQKGLIEKAHEGILFLDEVHRLPPEGQEMLFTFIDRGVYRRLGETENERKAHVLIITATTEEPNSFLLKTFTRRIPMTVTLPPLRERTHKERFALLQLFFTNEAIRLRKEIHVSPNTMRAFVFYNCPNNIGQLKTDVQIACAKAYSDFVTKKRDSVYVSSTDLPWYMKEGLFIERKSRHLYQIPNETFVFTGDDGWSNHKTENEKQSSIYDYIDYKYEELQARGIEEDELELLIENDLQSFFVQYFNQISKKTSHENVFKIVDRNIVSVCEKIAELAEKHLSKTFDEKVFLALSLHVQTTLQRLQAGKQIHHPQLNQIRTKYKDAFSVAMQCIQLLEDELQITMPIDEAGFLTMFFVVDPIPASQTEVKVLILAHGNGIATEMANVANELLGIEEVTGIDMPLHESPKDFLERVKVYMKTLQNVNGLLLLVDMGSLAYIGDILETEFKIPVRVLSMTSTPHALEAARKAQLGYSLDALYETVKNLTPFYLNVQEEKKKPLSPMKSVILTACLTGEGSALAIQKMLENYLRFDKDLIEIIPISIVHEKDLTKMIENIKKERNIICIVTNFDVQVPCLTYHFQDIVNYTAIQPIQELITYEETYAKMADILEQQMQRNDGALLIKTIRYALNTIQELISLQLAPDSLMGVILHMSCMVDRLQKGESLLPHPDKEKRRQDEYWMYMKVKKALQPIENTFEIQIPDDEVFYVMDFFIKNQPVKN, from the coding sequence ATGAAACGAATAGATCTCATTTTTAACGCAATACAAGAAGGCAATTATATAGAAGGTGTAACCGCATCAGAACTTGCTACCCTGTTGCAACTAGATCGCGCCAATGTAAGTAGCGACTTAAACAAACTTGTAAAAGATAAACGTTTATTAAAAACAAATACGCGTCCTGTTCGTTTTTATATAGAAACGAACGCTTCGTTGGAAACGCATTCAAAGGAAATGACTTCATTAGATACATTTGCAATTGAAAATACAAGCCTTAAAATCGCAATCGAAAAAGCGAAAGCTTCGATTCTCTACCCTCCAAACGGCATGCATACTTTACTGCTAGGAGAAACAGGAGTCGGAAAATCTATGTTCGCTTCTTTAATGCACGAATATGCAATTGAAGTTGAACAGCTTCCTAAAAATGCACCATTTATCGTCTTTAACTGTGCTGATTACGCAAATAATCCACAGCTACTACTGGGGCAATTATTTGGGATTAAAAAAGGAGCTTATACAGGGGCAAGTGATCAAAAAGGGTTAATTGAAAAAGCACATGAAGGAATCCTTTTCTTAGATGAAGTACATCGCCTTCCTCCAGAGGGACAAGAAATGCTTTTCACCTTTATTGACCGCGGGGTATACCGCCGCCTTGGAGAAACAGAAAACGAGCGTAAAGCACACGTATTGATCATTACTGCAACAACAGAAGAACCAAATTCATTTTTATTAAAAACATTTACAAGACGTATACCGATGACTGTCACGCTGCCACCACTTCGTGAACGTACACATAAAGAACGATTTGCTTTACTACAACTATTTTTCACAAATGAAGCAATCCGCCTGCGAAAAGAAATTCACGTTAGTCCGAATACAATGCGTGCTTTCGTCTTTTACAATTGTCCCAATAACATCGGTCAATTAAAAACGGATGTACAAATTGCCTGTGCGAAAGCCTATTCTGACTTCGTGACAAAGAAACGTGACTCTGTCTATGTTTCAAGTACAGATTTACCTTGGTATATGAAGGAAGGGTTATTCATTGAAAGAAAGAGCCGTCATCTATACCAAATACCAAATGAAACATTTGTATTTACAGGTGATGACGGTTGGAGTAATCATAAAACAGAAAATGAAAAACAGTCTTCTATTTACGATTATATTGATTATAAATATGAAGAACTTCAAGCTCGCGGTATTGAAGAGGACGAATTAGAATTACTAATAGAAAATGATCTTCAAAGCTTTTTCGTACAATATTTTAACCAAATATCAAAAAAGACAAGTCATGAAAATGTTTTTAAAATTGTGGATCGTAATATCGTTTCCGTTTGTGAAAAAATTGCGGAACTTGCTGAAAAGCATTTATCCAAGACGTTTGATGAAAAAGTATTTCTCGCTTTAAGTTTACATGTACAGACAACTCTACAACGTTTGCAAGCAGGAAAACAAATTCATCACCCACAATTAAATCAAATTCGTACGAAATATAAAGACGCTTTTTCCGTAGCTATGCAATGCATTCAACTACTGGAAGACGAATTACAAATAACAATGCCTATCGATGAAGCAGGCTTTTTAACAATGTTCTTCGTTGTTGATCCAATTCCTGCCTCACAAACAGAAGTAAAAGTATTAATATTAGCACATGGCAACGGCATCGCAACAGAAATGGCAAACGTCGCAAACGAGTTGCTCGGCATTGAGGAAGTAACCGGTATCGATATGCCGTTACATGAATCGCCGAAAGATTTCTTAGAACGTGTGAAAGTGTATATGAAAACACTCCAAAATGTAAATGGACTTCTCTTACTCGTTGATATGGGCTCGCTCGCTTATATTGGTGATATATTAGAAACTGAGTTCAAAATTCCGGTACGTGTTCTTTCCATGACAAGCACTCCACATGCACTAGAAGCAGCTCGAAAAGCTCAGCTTGGCTACTCATTAGATGCATTATATGAAACAGTGAAGAACTTAACACCGTTTTACTTAAACGTACAAGAAGAAAAGAAAAAGCCACTATCACCAATGAAATCTGTTATTTTAACAGCTTGTTTAACTGGGGAAGGCAGTGCTTTAGCTATTCAAAAAATGTTAGAAAACTATTTGCGATTTGACAAAGACTTAATTGAAATTATTCCGATTAGTATCGTCCATGAAAAAGATTTAACGAAAATGATTGAGAACATAAAAAAAGAGCGAAATATCATTTGTATCGTCACGAATTTCGATGTGCAAGTGCCCTGCTTAACATATCATTTCCAAGACATTGTAAACTACACAGCGATTCAGCCAATTCAAGAATTAATTACGTATGAAGAAACATATGCAAAAATGGCTGATATTCTTGAACAACAGATGCAGCGGAACGACGGAGCATTACTTATTAAAACAATTCGTTACGCATTAAATACAATTCAAGAATTAATTTCCTTACAGCTAGCTCCTGACAGCTTAATGGGTGTGATTCTGCATATGAGCTGTATGGTTGACCGTCTTCAAAAAGGAGAAAGCCTCCTCCCTCATCCAGATAAAGAAAAACGAAGACAAGATGAATACTGGATGTATATGAAAGTGAAAAAAGCATTACAACCGATTGAAAATACATTTGAAATACAAATACCTGATGACGAAGTGTTTTATGTCATGGACTTCTTCATTAAAAATCAGCCTGTAAAAAATTAA
- a CDS encoding polysaccharide deacetylase family protein yields the protein MIKRVFQYIILFLTITMYASSHAGATTMIPAEHHPNTETTSPIQKIAYLTFDDGPNKYTTQILNILKEKNGKATFFVIGGKVPHYKKTMQRLIKEGHYIGLHSMSHDVKRLYTGDPSTLITEMEQTQNIVQQVTKLNTHLVRVPYGSMPYLKKNYRDALVSAQYKMWDWTIDTYDWKSYDNPSAILERVRNQSDEQVEVILMHDSSVTVQILPKVIDYLQSQGYKLLPYNPSSHLEVNFWKDTRL from the coding sequence ATGATCAAGCGAGTATTTCAATACATTATTTTATTTTTAACGATTACTATGTACGCGTCATCTCATGCAGGAGCGACTACAATGATCCCTGCTGAACATCATCCAAATACTGAAACTACCTCTCCTATCCAAAAAATCGCGTACTTAACATTTGATGACGGACCAAACAAATATACTACGCAAATTTTAAACATCTTAAAAGAAAAGAACGGAAAAGCAACTTTCTTTGTTATTGGTGGAAAAGTGCCTCATTATAAAAAAACAATGCAACGATTAATTAAAGAGGGGCATTATATCGGACTTCACAGTATGTCACACGATGTAAAACGCCTTTACACTGGTGATCCATCCACTTTAATTACAGAAATGGAACAAACACAAAATATTGTTCAGCAAGTTACAAAATTAAATACACATCTCGTTCGTGTCCCGTATGGTAGCATGCCTTACTTAAAAAAGAATTACCGTGATGCACTTGTATCCGCCCAGTATAAAATGTGGGATTGGACAATCGATACATATGACTGGAAAAGCTATGACAATCCTTCTGCCATACTAGAAAGAGTACGTAATCAGAGCGATGAACAAGTCGAAGTGATTCTAATGCATGATTCGAGTGTAACCGTACAAATATTGCCCAAAGTAATTGATTACTTACAGTCACAAGGATACAAACTTCTTCCCTATAATCCATCTTCTCACCTCGAAGTGAACTTTTGGAAAGACACAAGATTGTAA
- a CDS encoding glycosyltransferase family 4 protein: MDSQVIYAILASFITVLVVTPLVIKLAFKIGATDKPNARKVHQKIMPRLGGLAIFIGVAVGFVVGGLYEQRMLSITLGAIIIVIIGILDDMYELSAKVKFGGQLLVAMMIVKSGLLVQVLYIPILGDTELGWLAYPITVFWIVGITNAINLIDGLDGLSAGISSIVLATLAYMAFTSPWGTGAAIILPLALITLASTIGFLFYNFHPAKIFMGDTGALFLGYCISVISLLGLYKSVTLFSFIVPVIILGVPVFDTTFAIIRRIVNKKPISAPDKSHLHHRLLAMGFSHRKTVLIIYAFGIFFSVNAIIFSSATLWLSIILLFVLIFFTEIIAEVIGLVHERYKPLISFYKKVKKRED; encoded by the coding sequence ATGGACTCACAAGTGATTTATGCCATTTTGGCATCTTTCATCACTGTACTCGTCGTTACTCCTTTAGTTATTAAGTTAGCTTTTAAAATAGGAGCAACAGATAAGCCAAACGCGCGTAAAGTACACCAAAAGATCATGCCTCGTCTTGGCGGATTAGCGATATTTATTGGTGTAGCTGTAGGATTTGTTGTTGGCGGCTTATATGAACAAAGAATGTTATCGATAACGCTAGGTGCGATTATCATTGTAATCATCGGTATTTTAGATGATATGTACGAGTTATCTGCGAAGGTAAAATTCGGTGGACAACTATTAGTTGCCATGATGATTGTAAAAAGTGGATTATTAGTGCAAGTATTATATATTCCAATCCTCGGGGATACTGAACTCGGATGGCTTGCTTATCCAATTACAGTATTTTGGATTGTAGGTATTACAAATGCAATCAACTTAATTGATGGCTTAGATGGGTTATCTGCTGGTATTTCATCTATCGTACTTGCAACGCTAGCATATATGGCCTTCACTAGCCCATGGGGCACTGGAGCTGCTATTATTTTACCACTAGCATTAATTACATTAGCAAGTACAATTGGATTTTTATTCTACAACTTCCATCCAGCAAAAATTTTCATGGGAGATACAGGCGCACTATTTTTAGGATACTGTATTTCTGTTATATCGTTACTTGGATTATACAAAAGCGTAACGTTATTCAGCTTTATCGTTCCAGTTATCATTTTAGGCGTACCCGTATTTGATACGACATTTGCAATTATCCGCCGTATCGTAAATAAAAAACCTATTTCAGCACCAGATAAATCGCATTTACATCACCGTTTACTTGCAATGGGCTTCTCTCATCGTAAAACGGTACTAATTATATACGCATTCGGTATTTTCTTTAGTGTAAATGCAATCATTTTCTCTAGTGCGACATTATGGTTATCCATTATTCTTCTTTTCGTTTTAATCTTCTTTACAGAAATCATTGCTGAAGTAATTGGGCTTGTACATGAACGTTACAAACCACTTATTTCCTTTTATAAAAAAGTGAAAAAACGCGAAGACTAA